From a single Stigmatopora nigra isolate UIUO_SnigA chromosome 21, RoL_Snig_1.1, whole genome shotgun sequence genomic region:
- the LOC144214807 gene encoding uncharacterized protein LOC144214807 isoform X3, translating into MEDTTSILPRLKRKPANSYGIGALAKSSLTGVSRSMKDKVTKPTAMAQGRVAHMIEWQSWGKPSAGPPGGAGRSNLQREKERRLENDAYSDLSDGEKEARFAAGIMQQLAISEATLFGWASADDTLAGDSQCGSVAHLSDVNQDSITSRDQMLHQSSADVWPHTYVSQGLYCLSSSDAWEPITSQPSGLASPAAGSYVVGAGSGAGSTPAEGYDSSMSAFLQQHNQLQQLQQLQQLHQYQQQQLLQYQQQQQQSLHSASHSLQATPNSTIHSLGLPAHPRLADLWGSAQVEAHQVEMQLSGHVTETSGGEGEADLQPEDEEEAELTTVEEVTLTLEPKPYPLTSSSPSTRGPSPGTPAERVPFDATSSLVQSLEEKDEEPDEGAAAAAVVVVTN; encoded by the exons ATGGAGGATACCACGTCCATCCTGCCGCGACTCAAGAGGAAGCCGGCGAACTCTTACGGCATCGGCGCCCTGGCTAAGTCGTCTCTGACAG GCGTGTCCCGCTCCATGAAGGACAAGGTGACCAAGCCCACGGCCATGGCGCAGGGTCGCGTGGCGCACATGATAGAGTGGCAGAGCTGGGGCAAACCATCGGCAGGGCCCCCGGGGGGTGCCGGTCGCAGTAACCTACAGCGCGAGAAGGAGCGGCGCCTGGAGAACGACGCCTACAGCGACCTGAGCGACGGCGAGAAGGAGGCGCGCTTCGCCGCCGGCATCATGCAGCAGCTGGCCATCTCCGAGGCCACGCTCTTCGGATGGGCGTCGGCCGACGACACCCTGGCCGGCGACTCGCAGTGCGGCAGCGTGGCGCACCTGAGCGACGTCAACCAGGACAGCATCACCAGCAGAG ACCAGATGCTCCACCAGTCGTCGGCGGACGTGTGGCCGCACACGTACGTGTCGCAAGGCCTCTACTGCCTGTCCTCTTCGGACGCGTGGGAGCCCATCACCAGTCAGCCTTCGGGCCTGGCCTCGCCGGCCGCGGGCTCCTACGTAGTGGGCGCGG GCAGCGGCGCGGGCAGCACGCCGGCCGAGGGCTACGATTCGAGCATGAGCGCTTTCCTCCAGCAGCACAACCAGCTGCAGCAACTACAACAGCTGCAGCAGCTCCACCAgtaccagcagcagcagctgctGCAGTACCAACAGCAGCAACAG CAGTCGCTACACAGTGCTTCCCATTCCCTGCAAGCCACGCCCAACAGCACCATCCACAGCCTGGGGCTCCCCGCGCACCCCCGCCTGGCTGACCTGTGGGGGTCGGCGCAAGTCGAGGCACACCAG GTGGAGATGCAGTTGAGCGGACACGTGACGGAAACGTCGGGTGGCGAGGGCGAGGCGGACCTCCAAccagaggacgaggaggaggcggaACTCACAACG GTAGAGGAAGTCACACTGACCTTAGAGCCCAAGCCGTACCCTTTGACCTCGTCCTCGCCGTCCACCAGAGGACCCAGCCCGGGGACGCCGGCCGAGCGGGTCCCCTTCGACGCGACGTCGAGCCTCGTCCAATCGTTGGAGGAAAAAGACGAAGAGCCGGACgagggcgccgccgccgctgccgtgGTGGTGGTCACCAACTGA
- the LOC144214807 gene encoding uncharacterized protein LOC144214807 isoform X2, producing MEDTTSILPRLKRKPANSYGIGALAKSSLTGVSGVSRSMKDKVTKPTAMAQGRVAHMIEWQSWGKPSAGPPGGAGRSNLQREKERRLENDAYSDLSDGEKEARFAAGIMQQLAISEATLFGWASADDTLAGDSQCGSVAHLSDVNQDSITSRDQMLHQSSADVWPHTYVSQGLYCLSSSDAWEPITSQPSGLASPAAGSYVVGAGSGAGSTPAEGYDSSMSAFLQQHNQLQQLQQLQQLHQYQQQQLLQYQQQQQSLHSASHSLQATPNSTIHSLGLPAHPRLADLWGSAQVEAHQVEMQLSGHVTETSGGEGEADLQPEDEEEAELTTVEEVTLTLEPKPYPLTSSSPSTRGPSPGTPAERVPFDATSSLVQSLEEKDEEPDEGAAAAAVVVVTN from the exons ATGGAGGATACCACGTCCATCCTGCCGCGACTCAAGAGGAAGCCGGCGAACTCTTACGGCATCGGCGCCCTGGCTAAGTCGTCTCTGACAGGTGTGTCAG GCGTGTCCCGCTCCATGAAGGACAAGGTGACCAAGCCCACGGCCATGGCGCAGGGTCGCGTGGCGCACATGATAGAGTGGCAGAGCTGGGGCAAACCATCGGCAGGGCCCCCGGGGGGTGCCGGTCGCAGTAACCTACAGCGCGAGAAGGAGCGGCGCCTGGAGAACGACGCCTACAGCGACCTGAGCGACGGCGAGAAGGAGGCGCGCTTCGCCGCCGGCATCATGCAGCAGCTGGCCATCTCCGAGGCCACGCTCTTCGGATGGGCGTCGGCCGACGACACCCTGGCCGGCGACTCGCAGTGCGGCAGCGTGGCGCACCTGAGCGACGTCAACCAGGACAGCATCACCAGCAGAG ACCAGATGCTCCACCAGTCGTCGGCGGACGTGTGGCCGCACACGTACGTGTCGCAAGGCCTCTACTGCCTGTCCTCTTCGGACGCGTGGGAGCCCATCACCAGTCAGCCTTCGGGCCTGGCCTCGCCGGCCGCGGGCTCCTACGTAGTGGGCGCGG GCAGCGGCGCGGGCAGCACGCCGGCCGAGGGCTACGATTCGAGCATGAGCGCTTTCCTCCAGCAGCACAACCAGCTGCAGCAACTACAACAGCTGCAGCAGCTCCACCAgtaccagcagcagcagctgctGCAGTACCAACAGCAGCAACAG TCGCTACACAGTGCTTCCCATTCCCTGCAAGCCACGCCCAACAGCACCATCCACAGCCTGGGGCTCCCCGCGCACCCCCGCCTGGCTGACCTGTGGGGGTCGGCGCAAGTCGAGGCACACCAG GTGGAGATGCAGTTGAGCGGACACGTGACGGAAACGTCGGGTGGCGAGGGCGAGGCGGACCTCCAAccagaggacgaggaggaggcggaACTCACAACG GTAGAGGAAGTCACACTGACCTTAGAGCCCAAGCCGTACCCTTTGACCTCGTCCTCGCCGTCCACCAGAGGACCCAGCCCGGGGACGCCGGCCGAGCGGGTCCCCTTCGACGCGACGTCGAGCCTCGTCCAATCGTTGGAGGAAAAAGACGAAGAGCCGGACgagggcgccgccgccgctgccgtgGTGGTGGTCACCAACTGA
- the LOC144214807 gene encoding uncharacterized protein LOC144214807 isoform X1, protein MEDTTSILPRLKRKPANSYGIGALAKSSLTGVSGVSRSMKDKVTKPTAMAQGRVAHMIEWQSWGKPSAGPPGGAGRSNLQREKERRLENDAYSDLSDGEKEARFAAGIMQQLAISEATLFGWASADDTLAGDSQCGSVAHLSDVNQDSITSRDQMLHQSSADVWPHTYVSQGLYCLSSSDAWEPITSQPSGLASPAAGSYVVGAGSGAGSTPAEGYDSSMSAFLQQHNQLQQLQQLQQLHQYQQQQLLQYQQQQQQSLHSASHSLQATPNSTIHSLGLPAHPRLADLWGSAQVEAHQVEMQLSGHVTETSGGEGEADLQPEDEEEAELTTVEEVTLTLEPKPYPLTSSSPSTRGPSPGTPAERVPFDATSSLVQSLEEKDEEPDEGAAAAAVVVVTN, encoded by the exons ATGGAGGATACCACGTCCATCCTGCCGCGACTCAAGAGGAAGCCGGCGAACTCTTACGGCATCGGCGCCCTGGCTAAGTCGTCTCTGACAGGTGTGTCAG GCGTGTCCCGCTCCATGAAGGACAAGGTGACCAAGCCCACGGCCATGGCGCAGGGTCGCGTGGCGCACATGATAGAGTGGCAGAGCTGGGGCAAACCATCGGCAGGGCCCCCGGGGGGTGCCGGTCGCAGTAACCTACAGCGCGAGAAGGAGCGGCGCCTGGAGAACGACGCCTACAGCGACCTGAGCGACGGCGAGAAGGAGGCGCGCTTCGCCGCCGGCATCATGCAGCAGCTGGCCATCTCCGAGGCCACGCTCTTCGGATGGGCGTCGGCCGACGACACCCTGGCCGGCGACTCGCAGTGCGGCAGCGTGGCGCACCTGAGCGACGTCAACCAGGACAGCATCACCAGCAGAG ACCAGATGCTCCACCAGTCGTCGGCGGACGTGTGGCCGCACACGTACGTGTCGCAAGGCCTCTACTGCCTGTCCTCTTCGGACGCGTGGGAGCCCATCACCAGTCAGCCTTCGGGCCTGGCCTCGCCGGCCGCGGGCTCCTACGTAGTGGGCGCGG GCAGCGGCGCGGGCAGCACGCCGGCCGAGGGCTACGATTCGAGCATGAGCGCTTTCCTCCAGCAGCACAACCAGCTGCAGCAACTACAACAGCTGCAGCAGCTCCACCAgtaccagcagcagcagctgctGCAGTACCAACAGCAGCAACAG CAGTCGCTACACAGTGCTTCCCATTCCCTGCAAGCCACGCCCAACAGCACCATCCACAGCCTGGGGCTCCCCGCGCACCCCCGCCTGGCTGACCTGTGGGGGTCGGCGCAAGTCGAGGCACACCAG GTGGAGATGCAGTTGAGCGGACACGTGACGGAAACGTCGGGTGGCGAGGGCGAGGCGGACCTCCAAccagaggacgaggaggaggcggaACTCACAACG GTAGAGGAAGTCACACTGACCTTAGAGCCCAAGCCGTACCCTTTGACCTCGTCCTCGCCGTCCACCAGAGGACCCAGCCCGGGGACGCCGGCCGAGCGGGTCCCCTTCGACGCGACGTCGAGCCTCGTCCAATCGTTGGAGGAAAAAGACGAAGAGCCGGACgagggcgccgccgccgctgccgtgGTGGTGGTCACCAACTGA
- the LOC144214807 gene encoding protein FAM131B-like isoform X4 — MEDTTSILPRLKRKPANSYGIGALAKSSLTGVSGVSRSMKDKVTKPTAMAQGRVAHMIEWQSWGKPSAGPPGGAGRSNLQREKERRLENDAYSDLSDGEKEARFAAGIMQQLAISEATLFGWASADDTLAGDSQCGSVAHLSDVNQDSITSRDQMLHQSSADVWPHTYVSQGLYCLSSSDAWEPITSQPSGLASPAAGSYVVGAGSGAGSTPAEGYDSSMSAFLQQHNQLQQLQQLQQLHQYQQQQLLQYQQQQQQSLHSASHSLQATPNSTIHSLGLPAHPRLADLWGSAQVEAHQVEMQLSGHVTETSGGEGEADLQPEDEEEAELTTVRSDKCLQIV, encoded by the exons ATGGAGGATACCACGTCCATCCTGCCGCGACTCAAGAGGAAGCCGGCGAACTCTTACGGCATCGGCGCCCTGGCTAAGTCGTCTCTGACAGGTGTGTCAG GCGTGTCCCGCTCCATGAAGGACAAGGTGACCAAGCCCACGGCCATGGCGCAGGGTCGCGTGGCGCACATGATAGAGTGGCAGAGCTGGGGCAAACCATCGGCAGGGCCCCCGGGGGGTGCCGGTCGCAGTAACCTACAGCGCGAGAAGGAGCGGCGCCTGGAGAACGACGCCTACAGCGACCTGAGCGACGGCGAGAAGGAGGCGCGCTTCGCCGCCGGCATCATGCAGCAGCTGGCCATCTCCGAGGCCACGCTCTTCGGATGGGCGTCGGCCGACGACACCCTGGCCGGCGACTCGCAGTGCGGCAGCGTGGCGCACCTGAGCGACGTCAACCAGGACAGCATCACCAGCAGAG ACCAGATGCTCCACCAGTCGTCGGCGGACGTGTGGCCGCACACGTACGTGTCGCAAGGCCTCTACTGCCTGTCCTCTTCGGACGCGTGGGAGCCCATCACCAGTCAGCCTTCGGGCCTGGCCTCGCCGGCCGCGGGCTCCTACGTAGTGGGCGCGG GCAGCGGCGCGGGCAGCACGCCGGCCGAGGGCTACGATTCGAGCATGAGCGCTTTCCTCCAGCAGCACAACCAGCTGCAGCAACTACAACAGCTGCAGCAGCTCCACCAgtaccagcagcagcagctgctGCAGTACCAACAGCAGCAACAG CAGTCGCTACACAGTGCTTCCCATTCCCTGCAAGCCACGCCCAACAGCACCATCCACAGCCTGGGGCTCCCCGCGCACCCCCGCCTGGCTGACCTGTGGGGGTCGGCGCAAGTCGAGGCACACCAG GTGGAGATGCAGTTGAGCGGACACGTGACGGAAACGTCGGGTGGCGAGGGCGAGGCGGACCTCCAAccagaggacgaggaggaggcggaACTCACAACGGTCAGATCTGATAAATGCCTCCAAATTGTCTAG